The DNA segment ACGATTAATGTCCGAGACAGATTTTATGGAGTTTGAGGAAGCTTATATTTCAAGTGCTCACGAAGTGGAAAGCATTATGTTTTATACGTGTATATTAGACATGATGAAAGAAGAGGAAACAGCAGAAATGCATGACTTAGCCTTCTTATTATTAGTATATCCATTAAGTGAAATTGAAGGTGCATTAACTTCTGCTTACTATCATGCTGAATCATCCATAAAACTAACTGACGGCAAAGAAGTGAAGAGTTTACTGCAAATGTTACTATTACACGCAGTACCTGAGCCTGTAATTAGCGACAAGAAGGCGTTTGATATATCTAGAAGAATACTCAAATTAGACCCATCAAATAATGTAGCACGTACAGTCTTAAAAGAAACTGCAAAACGTATGGACAATGTCGTTGTTGATATCAACGAATTAAATCGTATTAAAAATGCTCACTAATAATTGAAATCTGTTTAGAAAAATAAATAATATTAAAACAAGACGGTTAGAGAAGCGAATCGTCTTGTTTTAATTTTATTGAATTTAAAATATGAAATGAATCATAACCACTATAGTTACATTTTACATAATATACGGATGGTTTATTACATTTTTAATATATTGTAACAATACTTATATTATTTTATCTTTAAAAAACCGTGGGAAGTGGTATAGAACAAGTGCATTGATCAATTAAATCACTCAAATATAGTTATAAATTTTGAAATGTGTAGAATTTTATATCATATTTATTAAAGTTTTCTAACGAGTGTCATTTGAAATTATAAATGTAAATTTAATTATAACTATGTTGCAAATAATTAGGAGTACGTTATAATTGTTCAATGTGTTAACTATGAGGAGGTTATTTATTACATGGGGTTGAATAAAGAAGCTATAAAAATTGGTTTCGCTTATGTCGGTATCGTCGTAGGTGCTGGCTTTTCAACAGGACAAGAAGTTAAACAGTTCTTTACGCCATTTGGCTTATGGTCGTATATTGGTGTATTATTAGCTGGTTTAATTTTAGGTTTTATTGGACGTCAAGTTGCTAAGATAGGGACAGCATTTGATGCCCAAAACCACGAATCAACTTTAAATTACTTATTTAATGATTTATTTAGTAAAATTGTCGATTATCTATTGATATTCTTCTTATTCGGTATATCCGTAACAATGATTGCCGGTGCAGGATCGACATTTAAAGAAAGTTTTGGTTTACCAACATGGTTAGGTGCATTAATAATGGCAGTTGCAATTTACCTAACATTGTTAATGGACTTTGATAAGATTGTTAGAGCTCTAGGACTTGTAACACCTTTCTTAATTATCTTTGTGGTCATCATAGCAGTTTACTATTTATTTAACGGAACGATTCCATTAAATAAAGTAAACCAAACAGTACCACAACCTAATATCTTTTTAGGTATATTGAAAGGTATTAACTACGGAGGATTAGCCTTTGCAGTAGGATTCAGTACGATTGTCGCTATTGGTGGTGACGCATCAAAACGTAGAGTAGCAGGTGCAGGTGCTGCATTTGGTGGTATTATATACACTGTATTATTAGCACTTATAAACTTCGCTTTACAAACTGAATATCCAAAGGTTAAAGACGCGTCAATTCCAATGTTGACACTTGCTAATCACATTCAACCATGGATTGGAATTGCGTTATCAATTATTATGTTAGCTGTTATGTACAA comes from the Staphylococcus hsinchuensis genome and includes:
- a CDS encoding YkvI family membrane protein — protein: MGLNKEAIKIGFAYVGIVVGAGFSTGQEVKQFFTPFGLWSYIGVLLAGLILGFIGRQVAKIGTAFDAQNHESTLNYLFNDLFSKIVDYLLIFFLFGISVTMIAGAGSTFKESFGLPTWLGALIMAVAIYLTLLMDFDKIVRALGLVTPFLIIFVVIIAVYYLFNGTIPLNKVNQTVPQPNIFLGILKGINYGGLAFAVGFSTIVAIGGDASKRRVAGAGAAFGGIIYTVLLALINFALQTEYPKVKDASIPMLTLANHIQPWIGIALSIIMLAVMYNTILGLMYSFAARFTEPYSKKYHIFIVIMVAVGFILSFVGFKGLINFLYPVMGVIGLIVVVAVLIKYYLRKNDNKKHIA